In Cinclus cinclus chromosome 13, bCinCin1.1, whole genome shotgun sequence, a genomic segment contains:
- the LEO1 gene encoding RNA polymerase-associated protein LEO1 isoform X2: MADMADLFGSDADSEPEHKDSDSGSDSDSDQENAGSGSNASGSDSDQDDDREAIKPSNKELFGDDSEDEGASHHSGSDNHSERSYNRSEASGHSEHEDNEQSDGDQHSASEAAHDDDEDDREHGSEEGSHHSEGDGSEKAHSEDEKWGKEDKSDQSDDEERQQNSDDEERQQNSDDEEKVQNSDEDERPQVSDDEERLQNSDEEKMQNSDDEERPQASDEEKMQNSDDDERAQRSDEEKMQNSDDEERAQHSDEEEQEHKSESARGSDSEDEVLRMKRKKPIASDSEAESDTEGQKEHADVMDLFGGADDISSGSDGEDKPPTPGQPIDENGLSQEQQEEEPIPETRIEVEIPKVNTDLGNDLYFVKLPNFLSVEPRPFDPQYYEDEFEDEEMLDEEGRTRLKLKVENTIRWRMRRDEEGNEIRESNARIVKWSDGSMSLHLGNEVFDVYKAPLQGDHNHLFIRQGTGLQGQAVFKTKLTFRPHSTDSATHRKMTLSLADRCSKTQKIRILPMAGRDPESQRTEMIKKEEERLRASIRRESQQRRMREKQHQRGLSASYLEPDRYDEEDEGDDAISLAAIKNRYKGGIREERARIYSSDSDEGSDEDKTQRLLKAKKLNSDEEGEPSGKRKADDDDKASKKPKKYVISDEEEEDDD; the protein is encoded by the exons ATGGCCGACATGGCGGATCTGTTCGGCAGCGATGCGGACTCGGAGCCCGAGCACAAAG ATTCCGATTCTGGCTCTGATTCAGATTCTGACCAGGAGAACGCTGGCTCTGGGAGCAATGCATCTGGCAGCGACAGTGACCAGGACGACGACAGGGAGGCAATAAAACCCAGTAACAAGGAGTTATTTGGAGATGATAGCGAGGATGAAGGGGCATCCCATCACTCGGGGAGCGACAACCACTCTGAGAGATCCTACAACCGCTCCGAGGCCTCGGGGCACTCGGAGCACGAGGACAACGAGCAGTCGGACGGGGACCAGCACAGCGCTTCCGAGGCTGCGCACGACGATGACGAGGACGACCGTGAGCACGGCTCAGAGGAAGGCAGCCATCACTCAGAGGGAGACGGTTCTGAGAAAGCGCACTCAGAGGATGAGAAGTGGGGCAAGGAGGACAAAAGTGATCAGTCAGATGATGAGGAGAGGCAGCAGAACTCTGATGATGAGGAGAGACAGCAGAACTCTGACGATGAGGAGAAAGTGCAGAACTCTGATGAAGATGAAAGGCCACAGGTGTCTGATGATGAGGAACGACTCCAGAACTCGGATgaagagaaaatgcagaacTCTGATGATGAGGAAAGGCCACAGGCCTCAGATGAGGAGAAGATGCAGAACTCTGATGATGATGAAAGGGCCCAGCGGTCTGACGAGGAGAAGATGCAGAACTCTGATGATGAGGAAAGGGCCCAGCACTCCgatgaggaggagcaggagcataAATCTG AGTCTGCAAGGGGCAGCGATAGCGAGGATGAAGTTCTGCGAATGAAGCGAAAGAAACCAATTGCATCAGATTCAGAAGCAGAGAGTGACACAGAAGGGCAGAAAG AGCATGCAGACGTCATGGATCTGTTTGGAGGTGCCGATGACATTTCCTCAGGGAGTGATGGAGAAGACAAGCCACCAACCCCAGGGCAGCCCATT gatGAGAATGGACTGAGTCAAGAACAGCAGGAAGAAGAGCCTATTCCAGAGACCAGAATAGAGGTAGAAATACCAAAAGTAAACACAGACTTGGGTAATGACTTGTATTTTGTGAAGCTGCCCAACTTCCTCAGTGTGGAGCCCAG ACCTTTTGATCCCCAGTATTATGAAGATGAATTTGAAGATGAGGAGATGCTTGATGAAGAGGGTAGAACTAGGTTAAAACTCAAG GTAGAAAACACAATACGATGGCGGATGCGACGAGACGAGGAAGGGAATGAGATCAGAGAAAGCAATGCACGGATAGTTAAATGGTCAGATGGAAG CATGTCCCTCCACTTGGGCAATGAGGTCTTTGACGTTTACAAGGCACCGCTACAAGGAGATCACAATCATTTGTTCATCAGACAAGGGACAGGCCTGCAAGGACAGGCTGTCTTCAAGACCAAGTTAACCTTCAG GCCACACTCTACAGACAGTGCCACTCATAGGAAGATGACTCTGTCTCTGGCAGACAGATGTTCAAAGACCCAGAAAATTCGTATTTTGCCAATGGCAGGCCGTGACCCAGAGTCTCAGCGCACAGAAATGATCAAG AAAGAAGAGGAGAGGCTGCGGGCTTCCATCCGCAGGGAGTCGCAGCAGCGCCGCATGCGGGAGAAGCAGCACCAGCGGGGGCTGAGCGCCAGCTACCTGGAGCCCGACCGCTACGACGAGGAGGACGAGGGGGATGATGCCATCAGCCTGGCAGCCATCAAAAACAGATACAAAGGTGGCATCAGAG AGGAACGTGCTAGAATCTACTCTTCTGACAGTGATGAAGGCTCAGATGAAGATAAAACCCAAAGATTACTCAAGGCAAAGAAACTTAACAGTGATGAG gAAGGTGAACcttctggaaagagaaaagcagatgaTGATGACAAAGCAAGTAAGAAGCCTAAGAAATACGTGATCAGtgatgaagaggaagaagatgatGATTAA
- the LEO1 gene encoding RNA polymerase-associated protein LEO1 isoform X5, whose protein sequence is MADMADLFGSDADSEPEHKDSDSGSDSDSDQENAGSGSNASGSDSDQDDDREAIKPSNKELFGDDSEDEGASHHSGSDNHSERSYNRSEASGHSEHEDNEQSDGDQHSASEAAHDDDEDDREHGSEEGSHHSEGDGSEKAHSEDEKWGKEDKSDQSDDEERQQNSDDEERQQNSDDEEKVQNSDEDERPQVSDDEERLQNSDEEKMQNSDDEERPQASDEEKMQNSDDDERAQRSDEEKMQNSDDEERAQHSDEEEQEHKSESARGSDSEDEVLRMKRKKPIASDSEAESDTEGQKEHADVMDLFGGADDISSGSDGEDKPPTPGQPIDENGLSQEQQEEEPIPETRIEVEIPKVNTDLGNDLYFVKLPNFLSVEPSMSLHLGNEVFDVYKAPLQGDHNHLFIRQGTGLQGQAVFKTKLTFRPHSTDSATHRKMTLSLADRCSKTQKIRILPMAGRDPESQRTEMIKKEEERLRASIRRESQQRRMREKQHQRGLSASYLEPDRYDEEDEGDDAISLAAIKNRYKGGIREERARIYSSDSDEGSDEDKTQRLLKAKKLNSDEEGEPSGKRKADDDDKASKKPKKYVISDEEEEDDD, encoded by the exons ATGGCCGACATGGCGGATCTGTTCGGCAGCGATGCGGACTCGGAGCCCGAGCACAAAG ATTCCGATTCTGGCTCTGATTCAGATTCTGACCAGGAGAACGCTGGCTCTGGGAGCAATGCATCTGGCAGCGACAGTGACCAGGACGACGACAGGGAGGCAATAAAACCCAGTAACAAGGAGTTATTTGGAGATGATAGCGAGGATGAAGGGGCATCCCATCACTCGGGGAGCGACAACCACTCTGAGAGATCCTACAACCGCTCCGAGGCCTCGGGGCACTCGGAGCACGAGGACAACGAGCAGTCGGACGGGGACCAGCACAGCGCTTCCGAGGCTGCGCACGACGATGACGAGGACGACCGTGAGCACGGCTCAGAGGAAGGCAGCCATCACTCAGAGGGAGACGGTTCTGAGAAAGCGCACTCAGAGGATGAGAAGTGGGGCAAGGAGGACAAAAGTGATCAGTCAGATGATGAGGAGAGGCAGCAGAACTCTGATGATGAGGAGAGACAGCAGAACTCTGACGATGAGGAGAAAGTGCAGAACTCTGATGAAGATGAAAGGCCACAGGTGTCTGATGATGAGGAACGACTCCAGAACTCGGATgaagagaaaatgcagaacTCTGATGATGAGGAAAGGCCACAGGCCTCAGATGAGGAGAAGATGCAGAACTCTGATGATGATGAAAGGGCCCAGCGGTCTGACGAGGAGAAGATGCAGAACTCTGATGATGAGGAAAGGGCCCAGCACTCCgatgaggaggagcaggagcataAATCTG AGTCTGCAAGGGGCAGCGATAGCGAGGATGAAGTTCTGCGAATGAAGCGAAAGAAACCAATTGCATCAGATTCAGAAGCAGAGAGTGACACAGAAGGGCAGAAAG AGCATGCAGACGTCATGGATCTGTTTGGAGGTGCCGATGACATTTCCTCAGGGAGTGATGGAGAAGACAAGCCACCAACCCCAGGGCAGCCCATT gatGAGAATGGACTGAGTCAAGAACAGCAGGAAGAAGAGCCTATTCCAGAGACCAGAATAGAGGTAGAAATACCAAAAGTAAACACAGACTTGGGTAATGACTTGTATTTTGTGAAGCTGCCCAACTTCCTCAGTGTGGAGCCCAG CATGTCCCTCCACTTGGGCAATGAGGTCTTTGACGTTTACAAGGCACCGCTACAAGGAGATCACAATCATTTGTTCATCAGACAAGGGACAGGCCTGCAAGGACAGGCTGTCTTCAAGACCAAGTTAACCTTCAG GCCACACTCTACAGACAGTGCCACTCATAGGAAGATGACTCTGTCTCTGGCAGACAGATGTTCAAAGACCCAGAAAATTCGTATTTTGCCAATGGCAGGCCGTGACCCAGAGTCTCAGCGCACAGAAATGATCAAG AAAGAAGAGGAGAGGCTGCGGGCTTCCATCCGCAGGGAGTCGCAGCAGCGCCGCATGCGGGAGAAGCAGCACCAGCGGGGGCTGAGCGCCAGCTACCTGGAGCCCGACCGCTACGACGAGGAGGACGAGGGGGATGATGCCATCAGCCTGGCAGCCATCAAAAACAGATACAAAGGTGGCATCAGAG AGGAACGTGCTAGAATCTACTCTTCTGACAGTGATGAAGGCTCAGATGAAGATAAAACCCAAAGATTACTCAAGGCAAAGAAACTTAACAGTGATGAG gAAGGTGAACcttctggaaagagaaaagcagatgaTGATGACAAAGCAAGTAAGAAGCCTAAGAAATACGTGATCAGtgatgaagaggaagaagatgatGATTAA
- the LEO1 gene encoding RNA polymerase-associated protein LEO1 isoform X1, whose protein sequence is MADMADLFGSDADSEPEHKDSDSGSDSDSDQENAGSGSNASGSDSDQDDDREAIKPSNKELFGDDSEDEGASHHSGSDNHSERSYNRSEASGHSEHEDNEQSDGDQHSASEAAHDDDEDDREHGSEEGSHHSEGDGSEKAHSEDEKWGKEDKSDQSDDEERQQNSDDEERQQNSDDEEKVQNSDEDERPQVSDDEERLQNSDEEKMQNSDDEERPQASDEEKMQNSDDDERAQRSDEEKMQNSDDEERAQHSDEEEQEHKSVESARGSDSEDEVLRMKRKKPIASDSEAESDTEGQKEHADVMDLFGGADDISSGSDGEDKPPTPGQPIDENGLSQEQQEEEPIPETRIEVEIPKVNTDLGNDLYFVKLPNFLSVEPRPFDPQYYEDEFEDEEMLDEEGRTRLKLKVENTIRWRMRRDEEGNEIRESNARIVKWSDGSMSLHLGNEVFDVYKAPLQGDHNHLFIRQGTGLQGQAVFKTKLTFRPHSTDSATHRKMTLSLADRCSKTQKIRILPMAGRDPESQRTEMIKKEEERLRASIRRESQQRRMREKQHQRGLSASYLEPDRYDEEDEGDDAISLAAIKNRYKGGIREERARIYSSDSDEGSDEDKTQRLLKAKKLNSDEEGEPSGKRKADDDDKASKKPKKYVISDEEEEDDD, encoded by the exons ATGGCCGACATGGCGGATCTGTTCGGCAGCGATGCGGACTCGGAGCCCGAGCACAAAG ATTCCGATTCTGGCTCTGATTCAGATTCTGACCAGGAGAACGCTGGCTCTGGGAGCAATGCATCTGGCAGCGACAGTGACCAGGACGACGACAGGGAGGCAATAAAACCCAGTAACAAGGAGTTATTTGGAGATGATAGCGAGGATGAAGGGGCATCCCATCACTCGGGGAGCGACAACCACTCTGAGAGATCCTACAACCGCTCCGAGGCCTCGGGGCACTCGGAGCACGAGGACAACGAGCAGTCGGACGGGGACCAGCACAGCGCTTCCGAGGCTGCGCACGACGATGACGAGGACGACCGTGAGCACGGCTCAGAGGAAGGCAGCCATCACTCAGAGGGAGACGGTTCTGAGAAAGCGCACTCAGAGGATGAGAAGTGGGGCAAGGAGGACAAAAGTGATCAGTCAGATGATGAGGAGAGGCAGCAGAACTCTGATGATGAGGAGAGACAGCAGAACTCTGACGATGAGGAGAAAGTGCAGAACTCTGATGAAGATGAAAGGCCACAGGTGTCTGATGATGAGGAACGACTCCAGAACTCGGATgaagagaaaatgcagaacTCTGATGATGAGGAAAGGCCACAGGCCTCAGATGAGGAGAAGATGCAGAACTCTGATGATGATGAAAGGGCCCAGCGGTCTGACGAGGAGAAGATGCAGAACTCTGATGATGAGGAAAGGGCCCAGCACTCCgatgaggaggagcaggagcataAATCTG TAGAGTCTGCAAGGGGCAGCGATAGCGAGGATGAAGTTCTGCGAATGAAGCGAAAGAAACCAATTGCATCAGATTCAGAAGCAGAGAGTGACACAGAAGGGCAGAAAG AGCATGCAGACGTCATGGATCTGTTTGGAGGTGCCGATGACATTTCCTCAGGGAGTGATGGAGAAGACAAGCCACCAACCCCAGGGCAGCCCATT gatGAGAATGGACTGAGTCAAGAACAGCAGGAAGAAGAGCCTATTCCAGAGACCAGAATAGAGGTAGAAATACCAAAAGTAAACACAGACTTGGGTAATGACTTGTATTTTGTGAAGCTGCCCAACTTCCTCAGTGTGGAGCCCAG ACCTTTTGATCCCCAGTATTATGAAGATGAATTTGAAGATGAGGAGATGCTTGATGAAGAGGGTAGAACTAGGTTAAAACTCAAG GTAGAAAACACAATACGATGGCGGATGCGACGAGACGAGGAAGGGAATGAGATCAGAGAAAGCAATGCACGGATAGTTAAATGGTCAGATGGAAG CATGTCCCTCCACTTGGGCAATGAGGTCTTTGACGTTTACAAGGCACCGCTACAAGGAGATCACAATCATTTGTTCATCAGACAAGGGACAGGCCTGCAAGGACAGGCTGTCTTCAAGACCAAGTTAACCTTCAG GCCACACTCTACAGACAGTGCCACTCATAGGAAGATGACTCTGTCTCTGGCAGACAGATGTTCAAAGACCCAGAAAATTCGTATTTTGCCAATGGCAGGCCGTGACCCAGAGTCTCAGCGCACAGAAATGATCAAG AAAGAAGAGGAGAGGCTGCGGGCTTCCATCCGCAGGGAGTCGCAGCAGCGCCGCATGCGGGAGAAGCAGCACCAGCGGGGGCTGAGCGCCAGCTACCTGGAGCCCGACCGCTACGACGAGGAGGACGAGGGGGATGATGCCATCAGCCTGGCAGCCATCAAAAACAGATACAAAGGTGGCATCAGAG AGGAACGTGCTAGAATCTACTCTTCTGACAGTGATGAAGGCTCAGATGAAGATAAAACCCAAAGATTACTCAAGGCAAAGAAACTTAACAGTGATGAG gAAGGTGAACcttctggaaagagaaaagcagatgaTGATGACAAAGCAAGTAAGAAGCCTAAGAAATACGTGATCAGtgatgaagaggaagaagatgatGATTAA
- the LEO1 gene encoding RNA polymerase-associated protein LEO1 isoform X3, with protein MADMADLFGSDADSEPEHKDSDSGSDSDSDQENAGSGSNASGSDSDQDDDREAIKPSNKELFGDDSEDEGASHHSGSDNHSERSYNRSEASGHSEHEDNEQSDGDQHSASEAAHDDDEDDREHGSEEGSHHSEGDGSEKAHSEDEKWGKEDKSDQSDDEERQQNSDDEERQQNSDDEEKVQNSDEDERPQVSDDEERLQNSDEEKMQNSDDEERPQASDEEKMQNSDDDERAQRSDEEKMQNSDDEERAQHSDEEEQEHKSVESARGSDSEDEVLRMKRKKPIASDSEAESDTEGQKGKCGGIHADVMDLFGGADDISSGSDGEDKPPTPGQPIDENGLSQEQQEEEPIPETRIEVEIPKVNTDLGNDLYFVKLPNFLSVEPRPFDPQYYEDEFEDEEMLDEEGRTRLKLKVENTIRWRMRRDEEGNEIRESNARIVKWSDGSMSLHLGNEVFDVYKAPLQGDHNHLFIRQGTGLQGQAVFKTKLTFRPHSTDSATHRKMTLSLADRCSKTQKIRILPMAGRDPESQRTEMIKKEEERLRASIRRESQQRRMREKQHQRGLSASYLEPDRYDEEDEGDDAISLAAIKNRYKGGIREERARIYSSDSDEGSDEDKTQRLLKAKKLNSDEEGEPSGKRKADDDDKASKKPKKYVISDEEEEDDD; from the exons ATGGCCGACATGGCGGATCTGTTCGGCAGCGATGCGGACTCGGAGCCCGAGCACAAAG ATTCCGATTCTGGCTCTGATTCAGATTCTGACCAGGAGAACGCTGGCTCTGGGAGCAATGCATCTGGCAGCGACAGTGACCAGGACGACGACAGGGAGGCAATAAAACCCAGTAACAAGGAGTTATTTGGAGATGATAGCGAGGATGAAGGGGCATCCCATCACTCGGGGAGCGACAACCACTCTGAGAGATCCTACAACCGCTCCGAGGCCTCGGGGCACTCGGAGCACGAGGACAACGAGCAGTCGGACGGGGACCAGCACAGCGCTTCCGAGGCTGCGCACGACGATGACGAGGACGACCGTGAGCACGGCTCAGAGGAAGGCAGCCATCACTCAGAGGGAGACGGTTCTGAGAAAGCGCACTCAGAGGATGAGAAGTGGGGCAAGGAGGACAAAAGTGATCAGTCAGATGATGAGGAGAGGCAGCAGAACTCTGATGATGAGGAGAGACAGCAGAACTCTGACGATGAGGAGAAAGTGCAGAACTCTGATGAAGATGAAAGGCCACAGGTGTCTGATGATGAGGAACGACTCCAGAACTCGGATgaagagaaaatgcagaacTCTGATGATGAGGAAAGGCCACAGGCCTCAGATGAGGAGAAGATGCAGAACTCTGATGATGATGAAAGGGCCCAGCGGTCTGACGAGGAGAAGATGCAGAACTCTGATGATGAGGAAAGGGCCCAGCACTCCgatgaggaggagcaggagcataAATCTG TAGAGTCTGCAAGGGGCAGCGATAGCGAGGATGAAGTTCTGCGAATGAAGCGAAAGAAACCAATTGCATCAGATTCAGAAGCAGAGAGTGACACAGAAGGGCAGAAAGGTAAATGTGGGGggatt CATGCAGACGTCATGGATCTGTTTGGAGGTGCCGATGACATTTCCTCAGGGAGTGATGGAGAAGACAAGCCACCAACCCCAGGGCAGCCCATT gatGAGAATGGACTGAGTCAAGAACAGCAGGAAGAAGAGCCTATTCCAGAGACCAGAATAGAGGTAGAAATACCAAAAGTAAACACAGACTTGGGTAATGACTTGTATTTTGTGAAGCTGCCCAACTTCCTCAGTGTGGAGCCCAG ACCTTTTGATCCCCAGTATTATGAAGATGAATTTGAAGATGAGGAGATGCTTGATGAAGAGGGTAGAACTAGGTTAAAACTCAAG GTAGAAAACACAATACGATGGCGGATGCGACGAGACGAGGAAGGGAATGAGATCAGAGAAAGCAATGCACGGATAGTTAAATGGTCAGATGGAAG CATGTCCCTCCACTTGGGCAATGAGGTCTTTGACGTTTACAAGGCACCGCTACAAGGAGATCACAATCATTTGTTCATCAGACAAGGGACAGGCCTGCAAGGACAGGCTGTCTTCAAGACCAAGTTAACCTTCAG GCCACACTCTACAGACAGTGCCACTCATAGGAAGATGACTCTGTCTCTGGCAGACAGATGTTCAAAGACCCAGAAAATTCGTATTTTGCCAATGGCAGGCCGTGACCCAGAGTCTCAGCGCACAGAAATGATCAAG AAAGAAGAGGAGAGGCTGCGGGCTTCCATCCGCAGGGAGTCGCAGCAGCGCCGCATGCGGGAGAAGCAGCACCAGCGGGGGCTGAGCGCCAGCTACCTGGAGCCCGACCGCTACGACGAGGAGGACGAGGGGGATGATGCCATCAGCCTGGCAGCCATCAAAAACAGATACAAAGGTGGCATCAGAG AGGAACGTGCTAGAATCTACTCTTCTGACAGTGATGAAGGCTCAGATGAAGATAAAACCCAAAGATTACTCAAGGCAAAGAAACTTAACAGTGATGAG gAAGGTGAACcttctggaaagagaaaagcagatgaTGATGACAAAGCAAGTAAGAAGCCTAAGAAATACGTGATCAGtgatgaagaggaagaagatgatGATTAA
- the LEO1 gene encoding RNA polymerase-associated protein LEO1 isoform X4: MADMADLFGSDADSEPEHKDSDSGSDSDSDQENAGSGSNASGSDSDQDDDREAIKPSNKELFGDDSEDEGASHHSGSDNHSERSYNRSEASGHSEHEDNEQSDGDQHSASEAAHDDDEDDREHGSEEGSHHSEGDGSEKAHSEDEKWGKEDKSDQSDDEERQQNSDDEERQQNSDDEEKVQNSDEDERPQVSDDEERLQNSDEEKMQNSDDEERPQASDEEKMQNSDDDERAQRSDEEKMQNSDDEERAQHSDEEEQEHKSESARGSDSEDEVLRMKRKKPIASDSEAESDTEGQKEHADVMDLFGGADDISSGSDGEDKPPTPGQPIDENGLSQEQQEEEPIPETRIEVEIPKVNTDLGNDLYFVKLPNFLSVEPRPFDPQYYEDEFEDEEMLDEEGRTRLKLKVENTIRWRMRRDEEGNEIRESNARIVKWSDGSMSLHLGNEVFDVYKAPLQGDHNHLFIRQGTGLQGQAVFKTKLTFRPHSTDSATHRKMTLSLADRCSKTQKIRILPMAGRDPESQRTEMIKKEEERLRASIRRESQQRRMREKQHQRGLSASYLEPDRYDEEDEGDDAISLAAIKNRYKGGIREERARIYSSDSDEGSDEDKTQRLLKAKKLNSDEVNLLEREKQMMMTKQVRSLRNT; this comes from the exons ATGGCCGACATGGCGGATCTGTTCGGCAGCGATGCGGACTCGGAGCCCGAGCACAAAG ATTCCGATTCTGGCTCTGATTCAGATTCTGACCAGGAGAACGCTGGCTCTGGGAGCAATGCATCTGGCAGCGACAGTGACCAGGACGACGACAGGGAGGCAATAAAACCCAGTAACAAGGAGTTATTTGGAGATGATAGCGAGGATGAAGGGGCATCCCATCACTCGGGGAGCGACAACCACTCTGAGAGATCCTACAACCGCTCCGAGGCCTCGGGGCACTCGGAGCACGAGGACAACGAGCAGTCGGACGGGGACCAGCACAGCGCTTCCGAGGCTGCGCACGACGATGACGAGGACGACCGTGAGCACGGCTCAGAGGAAGGCAGCCATCACTCAGAGGGAGACGGTTCTGAGAAAGCGCACTCAGAGGATGAGAAGTGGGGCAAGGAGGACAAAAGTGATCAGTCAGATGATGAGGAGAGGCAGCAGAACTCTGATGATGAGGAGAGACAGCAGAACTCTGACGATGAGGAGAAAGTGCAGAACTCTGATGAAGATGAAAGGCCACAGGTGTCTGATGATGAGGAACGACTCCAGAACTCGGATgaagagaaaatgcagaacTCTGATGATGAGGAAAGGCCACAGGCCTCAGATGAGGAGAAGATGCAGAACTCTGATGATGATGAAAGGGCCCAGCGGTCTGACGAGGAGAAGATGCAGAACTCTGATGATGAGGAAAGGGCCCAGCACTCCgatgaggaggagcaggagcataAATCTG AGTCTGCAAGGGGCAGCGATAGCGAGGATGAAGTTCTGCGAATGAAGCGAAAGAAACCAATTGCATCAGATTCAGAAGCAGAGAGTGACACAGAAGGGCAGAAAG AGCATGCAGACGTCATGGATCTGTTTGGAGGTGCCGATGACATTTCCTCAGGGAGTGATGGAGAAGACAAGCCACCAACCCCAGGGCAGCCCATT gatGAGAATGGACTGAGTCAAGAACAGCAGGAAGAAGAGCCTATTCCAGAGACCAGAATAGAGGTAGAAATACCAAAAGTAAACACAGACTTGGGTAATGACTTGTATTTTGTGAAGCTGCCCAACTTCCTCAGTGTGGAGCCCAG ACCTTTTGATCCCCAGTATTATGAAGATGAATTTGAAGATGAGGAGATGCTTGATGAAGAGGGTAGAACTAGGTTAAAACTCAAG GTAGAAAACACAATACGATGGCGGATGCGACGAGACGAGGAAGGGAATGAGATCAGAGAAAGCAATGCACGGATAGTTAAATGGTCAGATGGAAG CATGTCCCTCCACTTGGGCAATGAGGTCTTTGACGTTTACAAGGCACCGCTACAAGGAGATCACAATCATTTGTTCATCAGACAAGGGACAGGCCTGCAAGGACAGGCTGTCTTCAAGACCAAGTTAACCTTCAG GCCACACTCTACAGACAGTGCCACTCATAGGAAGATGACTCTGTCTCTGGCAGACAGATGTTCAAAGACCCAGAAAATTCGTATTTTGCCAATGGCAGGCCGTGACCCAGAGTCTCAGCGCACAGAAATGATCAAG AAAGAAGAGGAGAGGCTGCGGGCTTCCATCCGCAGGGAGTCGCAGCAGCGCCGCATGCGGGAGAAGCAGCACCAGCGGGGGCTGAGCGCCAGCTACCTGGAGCCCGACCGCTACGACGAGGAGGACGAGGGGGATGATGCCATCAGCCTGGCAGCCATCAAAAACAGATACAAAGGTGGCATCAGAG AGGAACGTGCTAGAATCTACTCTTCTGACAGTGATGAAGGCTCAGATGAAGATAAAACCCAAAGATTACTCAAGGCAAAGAAACTTAACAGTGATGAG GTGAACcttctggaaagagaaaagcagatgaTGATGACAAAGCAAGTAAGAAGCCTAAGAAATACGTGA